AGGTAGGAACCAGTAGTAACACTTGGTACCATATTTTCCATGTTTTGGCTGGGAACCATAAAAGGAGTTCCTGATAATTTGCTTTCCCTGTTGTCAGCTGGAAGGTTGGACATATTGTTAATCCTGAAAACGTCTCTTTCATCAATACTCGTCTCTGTCACTTTCTCTGCCATCTTCTCGTGACAGTCAGGCATATCGTTCCGAATATCCACTATATTCTCCCTTCCTTCAGATGGTGGACCGGCATCTTCGGAATCAGACACTGAGGATGATTCACTGTTTCCGTTGTTTGAAGAAGCTGTATTGCTATCTCCTTCACTGGGACATGAAGAGCAATTGTCTGAACTGGAGGTTCTACTCATCATAGGATCTTTTGAGTACAGGTCATCAATCTTCTGTATTATGTGAACTTCCATCTTCTTGTCGTCCTCGGTTGAACTACTAAAATTCCCATTACCCAACTTATCTGTAGCCTTGCATAGAGACACTATGTCAGCTGACTTCACAGCAGTGCTAACATCTTCAGTCTCTTCTGACTTAAATGTTGAACATGCAAGTAAAGATATGTCAGATTTNNNNNNNNNNNNNNNNNNNNNNNNNNNNNNNNNNNNNNNNNNNNNNNNNNNNNNNNNNNNNNNNNNNNNNNNNNNNNNNNNNNNNNNNNNNNNNNNNNNNNNNNNNNNNNNNNNNNNNNNNNNNNNNNNNNNNNNNNNNNNNNNNNNNNNNNNNNNNNNNNNNNNNNNNNNNNNNNNNNNNNNNNNNNNNNNNNNNNNNNNNNNNNNNNNNNNNNNNNNNNNNNNNNNNNNNNNNNNNNNNNNNNNNNNNNNNNNNNNNNNNNNNNNNNNNNNNNNNNNNNNNNNNNNNNNNNNNNNNNNNNNNNNNNNNNNNNNNNNNNNNNNNNNNNNNNNNNNNNNNNNNNNNNNNNNNNNNNNNNNNNNNNNNNNNNNNNNNNNNNNNNNNNNNNNNNNNNNNNNNNNNNNNNNNNNNNNNNNNNNNNNNNNNNNNNNNNNNNNNNNNNNNNNNNNNNNNNNNNNNNNNNNNNNNNCCTTCAGATTGCGGACTGGCATCTTCGGAATCAGACATTGAGGATGATTCACTGTTTCCGTTGTTTGAAGAAGCTGTATTGCTATCTCCTTCACTGGGACATGAAGAGCAATTGTCTGAACTGGAGGTTCTACTCATCATAGGATCTTTTGAGTACAGGTCATCAATCTTCTGTATTATGTGAACTTCcatcttcttgtcttcctcGGTTGAACTACTAAAATTCCCATTACCCAACTTATCTGTAGCCTTGCATAGAGACACTATGTCAGCTGACTTCACAACGGAGCTAACATCTTCAGTCTCTTCTGACTTAAATGTTGAACATGCAAGTAAAGATATGTCAGAGTTTGAGCTGTTTCGTGGATGCTTCAGCTCCACGGAGTCCAATACTTTTCTCACATTTACTGGGTCCATCATAGAAGCGTTTTGACTGTTTTTCATTTTGCTTCTTATCTCTCGTCGATTATTTGACTGCGTATACCTATTGGCTCGGTTAAGCTTGGAGACATCCAGATCAGAGTCTGATTTGAAGATTGCTTTGGGTTCTCGCATGCCTCTGGTTGCAGATATATTAGAATCTACCTTTTCCCGGTAACCATTAATGGGTTTGCAACTGCAAGAATGGTAACCATATCTCTCACCAGTCCTGCCGTCTGAACATTGGAACTCCTCATGAGACCTAGTGCTATTTGGGCTACCACCAGACTTCGAAGCTTTCACTCTTAAATTTTTATCTGACCCATTGAAGTGTCGTGAAGACATTTCTGATCTATCATTACAGTACCTTGCCTCAGAACTACTGACAAAAGAATCATTCTCTGTATATCTGCTTTTTTCTGACCACCTCAAAGAATGATCAGGCTGAACCTCTTTCCAGAATCTTGCTGTCTGATGAACAGGTCTTGGATTTTCTTGCGTAAAGTACCCGTTTTCATCTTCACGATCTATAATCTCCCTATCAGTGCTATCACAATAGTGGGTTTCAGCTCTTGGAGAAGTGCAACCATCCAAACACTCTCCATCTTGATCATCAAGAGATCCAGGTGAAGACAAATCTACATCTCCATTTTCAACTCCTGACTCCTCGCAACTtatggttttgttattttcttcatcaagatttggagaaccttcttcttccctcGACATATTTGGCAGTATTGCTTTATCACTAAATTTTGGATTCTTCTGCTCTTTTTCTCGTTCTTTTTCCTTCAACCTCTCCTTTCTACGAAgttttttctccctttctttaATTCGTTTCCTTTCTTTTCGCTCCTCTTCTTCacgcttctctttctcttcttcctctagaAGTTTTTCCTGCAAATGTTGAGATGATGGAGTTGTGGGACAGATAAAAGCGTAAGTGTGTTGTTAAATTGCGTAGATTGTCTAAATGGCGGCGAACAAACAAACCTGCTTCTCCAAGGTGACAATTTCCTTGCAGGCAATATGAACACGTTGCTCTAATAGTTTTGATGAAAGGCAGACAAATATACTGTGTGCATTTTGACGGGCTGTACCTTCCCTAAATGCCTTTTCAACCTAAGATATTATCACGCAAAGATAAAAATGAATACACCTAAATACAGCACAAAATTACAATGAATGGAAGGTGTACTTAGAGGAAGCTATAACAAACCTGCTCCTTGAAAATAACCGTTGCAGCATCTAGAAGAAACTCTCGAGCAAGTTCTGGACTCTTAGCATGCTTTTGTGGACGCAAGCACTCACCATCAAGCTCATTCCCATCTTTGTCTATCATGACTTCATCCTTATAAATCATTGGAAACACAATGATCTTATTTTAAGAAGGGGATATCATATCTGCAAAGTTGTAAATATTTGAAGGCTTTGTGCCGCAAAGCTTATGAATCTTCAGTtacctcttcttcctcagcctCTTCTGCATGCTCAAAAAACATTCG
The Camelina sativa cultivar DH55 chromosome 6, Cs, whole genome shotgun sequence genome window above contains:
- the LOC104793109 gene encoding uncharacterized protein LOC104793109 isoform X4 encodes the protein MNKDKCKTMPGLAQRNEHYSSRFWSDDFDGVSYDQLQKFWSELSPKAREELLRIDKQVLFEQARKNMCCSRCHRLLKEGFSQIVASGRAAQRKVLKDQTDGKSAASKRYTVAYQNPAIHRWGGLSTTREGSLTLQDCFLYAKSFKGLQTVFESAHARERERELLYPDACGGGGRVWLSQGIAGYGKGHGTRETCALHTTRLSCDTLVDFWSALEEESRLSLLRMKEEDFVERLNDRFNCKKFCRDCRRNVVREFKELKELKRMQREPRCTDWFCVADTAFQYQVDVDSVRADWSQYFTENAGYHQFEWAIGTGEGESDILEFKYVGNDRSAQVKGIDLRGLHECYITLRAFKKNGRSSEISVKAHALRGQQCVHSRLVVGDGFVSIKRGECIRMFFEHAEEAEEEEDEVMIDKDGNELDGECLRPQKHAKSPELAREFLLDAATVIFKEQVEKAFREGTARQNAHSIFVCLSSKLLEQRVHIACKEIVTLEKQEKLLEEEEKEKREEEERKERKRIKEREKKLRRKERLKEKEREKEQKNPKFSDKAILPNMSREEEGSPNLDEENNKTISCEESGVENGDVDLSSPGSLDDQDGECLDGCTSPRAETHYCDSTDREIIDREDENGYFTQENPRPVHQTARFWKEVQPDHSLRWSEKSRYTENDSFVSSSEARYCNDRSEMSSRHFNGSDKNLRVKASKSGGSPNSTRSHEEFQCSDGRTGERYGYHSCSCKPINGYREKVDSNISATRGMREPKAIFKSDSDLDVSKLNRANRYTQSNNRREIRSKMKNSQNASMMDPVNVRKVLDSVELKHPRNSSNSDISLLACSTFKSEETEDVSSVVKSADIVSLCKATDKLDKLGNGNFSSSTEDDKKMEVHIIQKIDDLYSKDPMMSRTSSSDNCSSCPSEGDSNTASSNNGNSESSSVSDSEDAGPPSEGRENIVDIRNDMPDCHEKMAEKVTETSIDERDVFRINNMSNLPADNRESKLSGTPFMVPSQNMENMVPSVTTGSYLPQPQNMMFPQMLNQSISLSSVFQSPSTMGYYHQAPVSWSAAPANGLMQYPHPNHYVYTGPLGYSLNGESPLCVQYWTPLNHSAAPFFSSGPVPVFHPFAETTSMNTVDQAQTLEPSEHSYLKEADERKLKEMPVKKTPRSGGLQTDDDENFSLFHFGGPVALSTRSKSNPAHSKDGILGDFSLQFSGDHVFGDPNGNSKKEKENIVGEEYNLFETSNRLRFSIF
- the LOC104793109 gene encoding uncharacterized protein LOC104793109 isoform X1 — translated: MNKDKCKTMPGLAQRNEHYSSRFWSDDFDGVSYDQLQKFWSELSPKAREELLRIDKQVLFEQARKNMCCSRCHRLLKEGFSQIVASGRAAQRKVLKDQTDGKSAASKRYTVAYQNPAIHRWGGLSTTREGSLTLQDCFLYAKSFKGLQTVFESAHARERERELLYPDACGGGGRVWLSQGIAGYGKGHGTRETCALHTTRLSCDTLVDFWSALEEESRLSLLRMKEEDFVERLNDRFNCKKFCRDCRRNVVREFKELKELKRMQREPRCTDWFCVADTAFQYQVDVDSVRADWSQYFTENAGYHQFEWAIGTGEGESDILEFKYVGNDRSAQVKGIDLRGLHECYITLRAFKKNGRSSEISVKAHALRGQQCVHSRLVVGDGFVSIKRGECIRMFFEHAEEAEEEEDEVMIDKDGNELDGECLRPQKHAKSPELAREFLLDAATVIFKEQVEKAFREGTARQNAHSIFVCLSSKLLEQRVHIACKEIVTLEKQEKLLEEEEKEKREEEERKERKRIKEREKKLRRKERLKEKEREKEQKNPKFSDKAILPNMSREEEGSPNLDEENNKTISCEESGVENGDVDLSSPGSLDDQDGECLDGCTSPRAETHYCDSTDREIIDREDENGYFTQENPRPVHQTARFWKEVQPDHSLRWSEKSRYTENDSFVSSSEARYCNDRSEMSSRHFNGSDKNLRVKASKSGGSPNSTRSHEEFQCSDGRTGERYGYHSCSCKPINGYREKVDSNISATRGMREPKAIFKSDSDLDVSKLNRANRYTQSNNRREIRSKMKNSQNASMMDPVNVRKVLDSVELKHPRNSSNSDISLLACSTFKSEETEDVSTAVKSADIVSLCKATDKLGNGNFSSSTEDDKKMEVHIIQKIDDLYSKDPMMSRTSSSDNCSSCPSEGDSNTASSNNGNSESSSVSDSEDAGPPSEGRENIVDIRNDMPDCHEKMAEKVTETSIDERDVFRINNMSNLPADNRESKLSGTPFMVPSQNMENMVPSVTTGSYLPQPQNMMFPQMLNQSISLSSVFQSPSTMGYYHQAPVSWSAAPANGLMQYPHPNHYVYTGPLGYSLNGESPLCVQYWTPLNHSAAPFFSSGPVPVFHPFAETTSMNTVDQAQTLEPSEHSYLKEADERKLKEMPVKKTPRSGGLQTDDDENFSLFHFGGPVALSTRSKSNPAHSKDGILGDFSLQFSGDHVFGDPNGNSKKEKENIVGEEYNLFETSNRLRFSIF
- the LOC104793109 gene encoding uncharacterized protein LOC104793109 isoform X2; translation: MNKDKCKTMPGLAQRNEHYSSRFWSDDFDGVSYDQLQKFWSELSPKAREELLRIDKQVLFEQARKNMCCSRCHRLLKEGFSQIVASGRAAQRKVLKDQTDGKSAASKRYTVAYQNPAIHRWGGLSTTREGSLTLQDCFLYAKSFKGLQTVFESAHARERERELLYPDACGGGGRVWLSQGIAGYGKGHGTRETCALHTTRLSCDTLVDFWSALEEESRLSLLRMKEEDFVERLNDRFNCKKFCRDCRRNVVREFKELKELKRMQREPRCTDWFCVADTAFQYQVDVDSVRADWSQYFTENAGYHQFEWAIGTGEGESDILEFKYVGNDRSAQVKGIDLRGLHECYITLRAFKKNGRSSEISVKAHALRGQQCVHSRLVVGDGFVSIKRGECIRMFFEHAEEAEEEEDEVMIDKDGNELDGECLRPQKHAKSPELAREFLLDAATVIFKEQVEKAFREGTARQNAHSIFVCLSSKLLEQRVHIACKEIVTLEKQEKLLEEEEKEKREEEERKERKRIKEREKKLRRKERLKEKEREKEQKNPKFSDKAILPNMSREEEGSPNLDEENNKTISCEESGVENGDVDLSSPGSLDDQDGECLDGCTSPRAETHYCDSTDREIIDREDENGYFTQENPRPVHQTARFWKEVQPDHSLRWSEKSRYTENDSFVSSSEARYCNDRSEMSSRHFNGSDKNLRVKASKSGGSPNSTRSHEEFQCSDGRTGERYGYHSCSCKPINGYREKVDSNISATRGMREPKAIFKSDSDLDVSKLNRANRYTQSNNRREIRSKMKNSQNASMMDPVNVRKVLDSVELKHPRNSSKSDISLLACSTFKSEETEDVSTAVKSADIVSLCKATDKLGNGNFSSSTEDDKKMEVHIIQKIDDLYSKDPMMSRTSSSDNCSSCPSEGDSNTASSNNGNSESSSVSDSEDAGPPSEGRENIVDIRNDMPDCHEKMAEKVTETSIDERDVFRINNMSNLPADNRESKLSGTPFMVPSQNMENMVPSVTTGSYLPQPQNMMFPQMLNQSISLSSVFQSPSTMGYYHQAPVSWSAAPANGLMQYPHPNHYVYTGPLGYSLNGESPLCVQYWTPLNHSAAPFFSSGPVPVFHPFAETTSMNTVDQAQTLEPSEHSYLKEADERKLKEMPVKKTPRSGGLQTDDDENFSLFHFGGPVALSTRSKSNPAHSKDGILGDFSLQFSGDHVFGDPNGNSKKEKENIVGEEYNLFETSNRLRFSIF